The segment CCCGTCAATCGCCTGGACTTGACGACGGACGTGCAGCACGCCCCTCGCATAGTCGATGTCCTCGGGACTCAATCCGAACACTTCACCCTGACGAAGTCCGCATCCCAGGCCGAGTACGACAGTCACCCGGTTTCGCGGACTGATCACGTCTCGGACTTGGAGCGCCCTCTCCAACAACCACGCCTCTCGACGCTCCCGCGGCGCCTTGGGCCACTTCACGGACTTCGCATGCACAGGGTTCCGGGCGAGGCGCTTGTCATCAACGGCAGCATCCAGGACGCTGGACAACTCGGACAGGACGCCGCGCCGGTAATCGACCGAGGAGACGGTGGACTCCAACTTCGCTATGTATGCGCGAAGTTCCGCCGTCGAAATGCGCCTGAGCGGCAGCGGCAGCTGGTCCAGATGCGGCACGATGTGAAGTCGCGCCCTCCGCTCCTGGTTCTGCTGGGTTTCCGGAACTCCTCCCCTGCCCGGGGCCCAGCGCATCGTGATGTAGTCGGCCAGTGTGATGGATCCGTCGCGGAGCGCGGAGCTGCGCTCAGCGGGCTCAGAGTCGTGTTGGAGCGGGAATCGGCCTGTTCTTGTTCACGGATCCAGGCATCCAGAGCATTTCTCCGGTACATGACGCGGCCTCGTGGCCCCATGCGGAAGCTCGGCGGCCCCTGCCGCCGGTGCCGCCACACGTAGAGCTTGTGGGGTGAGAGGCCGAGGTACTCAGCGGCCTCTTTAACGGTCAGGAGAGCTGTGCGTGCCGCACGGGGAGGCTCAGACGGGGATACAGGTGGGCCAGGCGGGTCAGGCTGAATGAGGGCATGAGGTATCGCGGATCGGCACATAAATGGGGAGTTCCTTGCTCAGAGAAGGGGAGCGACAGGCGGGATCGACAGCACGTACACCGTGCGCGGCACGTGCAGGGAATGCCATCTGTCACCAGACGGGTGCTGTCCATGCCAGAGGCACAAGCCAGGGCCGCGCGATGCCTCCTAGCGACACGCAGCGCTGCCCTGAGTCCGCTACGACTCCACCGCCAAGCACAGTCGAATGCGGCAATCGAGGCGGCATCCCACTGCATCACCAAGTTCTCTCCGATAGGGCTAGCCGCACAGACACATACACAGACGGCCGCGGAGAGGAAGTCCCCGTAGGTAAATTGGGCGTGCGCAGCCC is part of the Streptomyces platensis genome and harbors:
- a CDS encoding helix-turn-helix transcriptional regulator — its product is MCRSAIPHALIQPDPPGPPVSPSEPPRAARTALLTVKEAAEYLGLSPHKLYVWRHRRQGPPSFRMGPRGRVMYRRNALDAWIREQEQADSRSNTTLSPLSAAPRSATDPSHWPTTSRCAGPRAGEEFRKPSRTRSGGRDFTSCRIWTSCRCRSGAFRRRNFAHT